A single genomic interval of Daucus carota subsp. sativus chromosome 1, DH1 v3.0, whole genome shotgun sequence harbors:
- the LOC108207929 gene encoding kinesin-like protein KIN-7F isoform X1, protein MGAAGEQDSTDLEKMQGGISSRKEKILVLVRFRPLSDEEIARNEVSDWECINETSILFRNSLHERSSSPTAYTYDRIFGGDCSTRQVYDAGAKEIALSVVSGINSSIFAYGQTSSGKTHTMLGITEYTVSEIYDYIQRHEERVFVLKFSALEIYNEDVRDLLSTNSIPLRLLDDPEKGTVVEKLTEEILRDQKHLKELLSVCEARRQMEETSLNETSSRSHQILKLTIDSSACEFVGKGKSATLSASVNFIDLAGSERASQALSVGHRLKEGCHINRSLLTLSTVIHKLSKGRRGHVNYRDSKLTRILQPCLGGNARTAIICTLSPALSNVEQSRNTLLFANCAKEVSTNAKVNVVMSDKALVRHLQKELVRLEGALRTPAPTFASDHTVLLRMKDLHIEKLEREMKELAVQRDLAQAKLEDALCEIQNARSSRQDKRKNEDPHHSSDDEEDLSDGTSSSISNRRKFLRSGQFQGQEGLALGSEEDPNSICKEVCCIEMEESSKDETADHLILSARQDNVRVSESVSGYGELEDEEIMSSSPSEVSHPQNSYNYGSLKWRVQNVQKTTNTLVGDFPDEPSPWSLSTDMSNSGCLRSPRSSIWRPNLINGSSSPSLEMLQPNEKTPPKQSAKFFTGRPHSKRRIPALNYNDDTARLARNGYQSSIGSSLLDDLDGQKNKGPGDEGIPSIDTFVAGMKEMAEIQYENIENNAADNQVRETNLKVETVENNVRDVGLDPMQEVIRTLSDWPSEFERLQRSILELWQACNVSLVHRTYFILLFRGDPMDSIYMEVELRRLFFIKEAFSREGPEVDNGLTVTLASSMRALRHEQETLSKLVSKRFSEEQRKVIYEKWDISLDSKRRRQQLIQRLWSDTKDMKHIMESAAIIARLVRFSEQERPPKEMFGLSFTPPQMSRRSFGWKPSMKSKRQGVN, encoded by the exons ATGGGGGCTGCTGGTGAACAAGATTCGACGGATTTAGAAAAGATGCAAGGGGGCATAAGTTCCCGTAAGGAGAAGATTCTTGTTTTAGTGAGGTTTAGGCCATTGAGTGACGAGGAGATTGCAAGGAATGAGGTTTCCGATTGGGAGTGCATCAACGAGACCAGTATATTGTTCCGCAACAGCCTTCATGAACGGTCTTCGTCTCCAACTGCCTATACGTATG ACAGAATTTTTGGGGGTGACTGTTCGACAAGGCAGGTATACGATGCAGGGGCAAAAGAGATTGCTCTTTCAGTTGTCAGTGGTATTAACT CAAGTATTTTTGCATATGGGCAAACAAGCAGCGGAAAAACACACACCATGCTTGGAATAACAGAGTATACAGTTTCAGAGATATATGACTACATACAAAGA CATGAAGAAAGAGTGTTTGTTCTGAAGTTCTCTGCACTGGAGATATACAATGAAGATGTTAGAGACCTCCTCAGCACAAACAGTATTCCACTTAGGCTCCTAGATGACCCAGAG AAAGGGACGGTTGTGGAGAAGCTCACAGAAGAAATTTTGAGGGATCAGAAGCATCTCAAGGAGCTTCTATCTGTCTGTGAAG CTCGTAGACAGATGGAAGAGACTTCCCTGAATGAAACAAGCTCTAGGTCTCATCAAATTCTTAAATTG ACGATTGACAGCTCTGCCTGTGAGTTCGTAGGAAAGGGCAAGTCAGCAACCCTGTCAGCCAGTGTG AATTTTATTGATCTGGCAGGGAGTGAGCGTGCGTCTCAGGCATTATCAGTTGGACACAGACTGAAAGAAGGCTGCCATATCAATCGTAGTCTGCTGACTTTGTCAACTGTTATTCACAAGCTAAG CAAGGGAAGGCGTGGACATGTAAATTACAGAGACTCAAAGCTAACGCGAATTCTACAACCCTGCTTGGGAGGGAATGCCAGGACCGCCATCATCTGTACCTTGAGCCCTGCTCTAAGCAATGTTGAGCAATCTAGAAATACCCTCTTGTTCGCCAATTGCGCAAAAGAAGTGAGCACAAATGCTAAGGTTAATGTTGTAATGTCAGATAAAGCCTTAGTCAGACATTTGCAGAAGGAGTTGGTTCGATTAGAAGGTGCCTTAAGAACTCCTGCCCCTACTTTCGCCTCTGATCATACAGTATTATTGAGAATGAAAGATCTTCATATAGAAAAG ttagagagagagatgaaagaGCTAGCTGTGCAACGCGATCTTGCTCAAGCCAAGCTTGAGGACGCGTTATGTGAGATTCAAAATGCCCGTTCTTCTCGCCAAGACAAAAGGAAAAATGAAGATCCCCACCATTCTTCAGATGATGAGGAAGACCTATCTGATGGTACGTCTTCATCAATTTCAAATAGAAGAAAGTTCCTTAGATCTGGTCAGTTTCAAGGCCAGGAAGGGTTAGCTCTGGGATCTGAAGAAGATCCTAATTCCATCTGCAAGGAGGTTTGCTGTATTGAGATGGAAGAGTCAAGCAAGGATGAAACTGCTGATCATCTTATCCTGTCAGCTCGTCAAGACAATGTACGAGTGTCGGAATCAGTAAGTGGTTATGGGGAGTTGGAAGACGAGGAAATTATGTCATCATCACCCAGCGAAGTTAGTCACCCCCAAAACTCCTATAATTAcgggtcactgaagtggagggtTCAAAATGTTCAGAAGACTACTAATACTCTAGTAGGCGATTTCCCTGATGAACCCTCTCCGTGGTCCCTTTCAACAGATATGTCTAATTCTGGATGCCTGAGGTCACCTAGGAGCTCTATCTGGAGACCCAATCTCATAAATGGCTCATCTTCACCAAGCTTAGAGATGTTACAACCAAATGAGAAAACCCCACCCAAACAGTCTGCAAAATTTTTTACTGGAAGACCACACTCAAAAAGAAGGATTCCCGCACTCAATTATAATGACGACACTGCAAGGCTTGCAAGAAACGGTTACCAATCTTCTATTGGGAGTTCCCTACTGGATGATCTTGATGGTCAGAAGAACAAGGGCCCCGGAGATGAGGGCATTCCTAGCATTGACACATTTGTTGCAGGAATGAAGGAAATGGCGGAGATTCAGTACGAGAACATTGAGAATAATGCTGCTGACAATCAG GTCAGGGAGACAAATTTGAAGGTTGAAACAGTTGAGAATAATGTCAGAGATGTCGGTTTGGATCCAATGCAGGAAGTGATCAGAACACTTTCAGACTGGCCTTCAGAATTTGAGAGGCTGCAGAGATCGATACTTGAACTTTGGCAAGCATGCAATGTTTCACTGGTTCATAGGACATACTTCATTCTTCTCTTCAGAGGTGATCCTATGGATTCCATTTACATGGAAGTAGAGCTGCGAAGACTTTTCTTCATCAAAGAAGCTTTTTCGAGGGAAGGTCCAGAGGTGGACAATGGTCTGACTGTCACATTGGCTTCAAG CATGAGAGCTCTTCGTCATGAACAAGAGACTTTGAGCAAGTTAGTGTCTAAAAGGTTCTCAGAAGAACAACGAAAAGTGATCTACGAGAAGTGGGATATCAGTTTGGATTCGAAAAGGAGGAGGCAGCAGCTAATCCAACGTCTGTGGAGTGACACCAAGGATATGAAGCACATCATGGAAAGTGCTGCAATAATTGCAAGGCTTGTTAGGTTCTCAGAGCAAGAAAGACCCCCTAAAGAAATGTTCGGACTTAGCTTCACTCCACCACAAATGAGCCGGAGATCTTTTGGATGGAAACCAAGCATGAAATCCAAAAGGCAAGGCGTCAACTAG
- the LOC108207929 gene encoding kinesin-like protein KIN-7F isoform X3 translates to MGAAGEQDSTDLEKMQGGISSRKEKILVLVRFRPLSDEEIARNEVSDWECINETSILFRNSLHERSSSPTAYTYDRIFGGDCSTRQVYDAGAKEIALSVVSGINSSIFAYGQTSSGKTHTMLGITEYTVSEIYDYIQRHEERVFVLKFSALEIYNEDVRDLLSTNSIPLRLLDDPEKGTVVEKLTEEILRDQKHLKELLSVCEARRQMEETSLNETSSRSHQILKLTIDSSACEFVGKGKSATLSASVNFIDLAGSERASQALSVGHRLKEGCHINRSLLTLSTVIHKLSKGRRGHVNYRDSKLTRILQPCLGGNARTAIICTLSPALSNVEQSRNTLLFANCAKEVSTNAKVNVVMSDKALVRHLQKELVRLEGALRTPAPTFASDHTVLLRMKDLHIEKLEREMKELAVQRDLAQAKLEDALCEIQNARSSRQDKRKNEDPHHSSDDEEDLSDGTSSSISNRRKFLRSGQFQGQEGLALGSEEDPNSICKEVCCIEMEESSKDETADHLILSARQDNVRVSESVSGYGELEDEEIMSSSPSEVSHPQNSYNYGSLKWRVQNVQKTTNTLVGDFPDEPSPWSLSTDMSNSGCLRSPRSSIWRPNLINGSSSPSLEMLQPNEKTPPKQSAKFFTGRPHSKRRIPALNYNDDTARLARNGYQSSIGSSLLDDLDGQKNKGPGDEGIPSIDTFVAGMKEMAEIQYENIENNAADNQSTMECALQTIIMQHNDMICMVRLRIL, encoded by the exons ATGGGGGCTGCTGGTGAACAAGATTCGACGGATTTAGAAAAGATGCAAGGGGGCATAAGTTCCCGTAAGGAGAAGATTCTTGTTTTAGTGAGGTTTAGGCCATTGAGTGACGAGGAGATTGCAAGGAATGAGGTTTCCGATTGGGAGTGCATCAACGAGACCAGTATATTGTTCCGCAACAGCCTTCATGAACGGTCTTCGTCTCCAACTGCCTATACGTATG ACAGAATTTTTGGGGGTGACTGTTCGACAAGGCAGGTATACGATGCAGGGGCAAAAGAGATTGCTCTTTCAGTTGTCAGTGGTATTAACT CAAGTATTTTTGCATATGGGCAAACAAGCAGCGGAAAAACACACACCATGCTTGGAATAACAGAGTATACAGTTTCAGAGATATATGACTACATACAAAGA CATGAAGAAAGAGTGTTTGTTCTGAAGTTCTCTGCACTGGAGATATACAATGAAGATGTTAGAGACCTCCTCAGCACAAACAGTATTCCACTTAGGCTCCTAGATGACCCAGAG AAAGGGACGGTTGTGGAGAAGCTCACAGAAGAAATTTTGAGGGATCAGAAGCATCTCAAGGAGCTTCTATCTGTCTGTGAAG CTCGTAGACAGATGGAAGAGACTTCCCTGAATGAAACAAGCTCTAGGTCTCATCAAATTCTTAAATTG ACGATTGACAGCTCTGCCTGTGAGTTCGTAGGAAAGGGCAAGTCAGCAACCCTGTCAGCCAGTGTG AATTTTATTGATCTGGCAGGGAGTGAGCGTGCGTCTCAGGCATTATCAGTTGGACACAGACTGAAAGAAGGCTGCCATATCAATCGTAGTCTGCTGACTTTGTCAACTGTTATTCACAAGCTAAG CAAGGGAAGGCGTGGACATGTAAATTACAGAGACTCAAAGCTAACGCGAATTCTACAACCCTGCTTGGGAGGGAATGCCAGGACCGCCATCATCTGTACCTTGAGCCCTGCTCTAAGCAATGTTGAGCAATCTAGAAATACCCTCTTGTTCGCCAATTGCGCAAAAGAAGTGAGCACAAATGCTAAGGTTAATGTTGTAATGTCAGATAAAGCCTTAGTCAGACATTTGCAGAAGGAGTTGGTTCGATTAGAAGGTGCCTTAAGAACTCCTGCCCCTACTTTCGCCTCTGATCATACAGTATTATTGAGAATGAAAGATCTTCATATAGAAAAG ttagagagagagatgaaagaGCTAGCTGTGCAACGCGATCTTGCTCAAGCCAAGCTTGAGGACGCGTTATGTGAGATTCAAAATGCCCGTTCTTCTCGCCAAGACAAAAGGAAAAATGAAGATCCCCACCATTCTTCAGATGATGAGGAAGACCTATCTGATGGTACGTCTTCATCAATTTCAAATAGAAGAAAGTTCCTTAGATCTGGTCAGTTTCAAGGCCAGGAAGGGTTAGCTCTGGGATCTGAAGAAGATCCTAATTCCATCTGCAAGGAGGTTTGCTGTATTGAGATGGAAGAGTCAAGCAAGGATGAAACTGCTGATCATCTTATCCTGTCAGCTCGTCAAGACAATGTACGAGTGTCGGAATCAGTAAGTGGTTATGGGGAGTTGGAAGACGAGGAAATTATGTCATCATCACCCAGCGAAGTTAGTCACCCCCAAAACTCCTATAATTAcgggtcactgaagtggagggtTCAAAATGTTCAGAAGACTACTAATACTCTAGTAGGCGATTTCCCTGATGAACCCTCTCCGTGGTCCCTTTCAACAGATATGTCTAATTCTGGATGCCTGAGGTCACCTAGGAGCTCTATCTGGAGACCCAATCTCATAAATGGCTCATCTTCACCAAGCTTAGAGATGTTACAACCAAATGAGAAAACCCCACCCAAACAGTCTGCAAAATTTTTTACTGGAAGACCACACTCAAAAAGAAGGATTCCCGCACTCAATTATAATGACGACACTGCAAGGCTTGCAAGAAACGGTTACCAATCTTCTATTGGGAGTTCCCTACTGGATGATCTTGATGGTCAGAAGAACAAGGGCCCCGGAGATGAGGGCATTCCTAGCATTGACACATTTGTTGCAGGAATGAAGGAAATGGCGGAGATTCAGTACGAGAACATTGAGAATAATGCTGCTGACAATCAG tCAACAATGGAGTGTGCTCTGCAGACTATTATTATGCAACACAATGACATGATATGTATGGTAAGATTGAGAATTTTATAG
- the LOC108207929 gene encoding kinesin-like protein KIN-7F isoform X2 — translation MLGITEYTVSEIYDYIQRHEERVFVLKFSALEIYNEDVRDLLSTNSIPLRLLDDPEKGTVVEKLTEEILRDQKHLKELLSVCEARRQMEETSLNETSSRSHQILKLTIDSSACEFVGKGKSATLSASVNFIDLAGSERASQALSVGHRLKEGCHINRSLLTLSTVIHKLSKGRRGHVNYRDSKLTRILQPCLGGNARTAIICTLSPALSNVEQSRNTLLFANCAKEVSTNAKVNVVMSDKALVRHLQKELVRLEGALRTPAPTFASDHTVLLRMKDLHIEKLEREMKELAVQRDLAQAKLEDALCEIQNARSSRQDKRKNEDPHHSSDDEEDLSDGTSSSISNRRKFLRSGQFQGQEGLALGSEEDPNSICKEVCCIEMEESSKDETADHLILSARQDNVRVSESVSGYGELEDEEIMSSSPSEVSHPQNSYNYGSLKWRVQNVQKTTNTLVGDFPDEPSPWSLSTDMSNSGCLRSPRSSIWRPNLINGSSSPSLEMLQPNEKTPPKQSAKFFTGRPHSKRRIPALNYNDDTARLARNGYQSSIGSSLLDDLDGQKNKGPGDEGIPSIDTFVAGMKEMAEIQYENIENNAADNQVRETNLKVETVENNVRDVGLDPMQEVIRTLSDWPSEFERLQRSILELWQACNVSLVHRTYFILLFRGDPMDSIYMEVELRRLFFIKEAFSREGPEVDNGLTVTLASSMRALRHEQETLSKLVSKRFSEEQRKVIYEKWDISLDSKRRRQQLIQRLWSDTKDMKHIMESAAIIARLVRFSEQERPPKEMFGLSFTPPQMSRRSFGWKPSMKSKRQGVN, via the exons ATGCTTGGAATAACAGAGTATACAGTTTCAGAGATATATGACTACATACAAAGA CATGAAGAAAGAGTGTTTGTTCTGAAGTTCTCTGCACTGGAGATATACAATGAAGATGTTAGAGACCTCCTCAGCACAAACAGTATTCCACTTAGGCTCCTAGATGACCCAGAG AAAGGGACGGTTGTGGAGAAGCTCACAGAAGAAATTTTGAGGGATCAGAAGCATCTCAAGGAGCTTCTATCTGTCTGTGAAG CTCGTAGACAGATGGAAGAGACTTCCCTGAATGAAACAAGCTCTAGGTCTCATCAAATTCTTAAATTG ACGATTGACAGCTCTGCCTGTGAGTTCGTAGGAAAGGGCAAGTCAGCAACCCTGTCAGCCAGTGTG AATTTTATTGATCTGGCAGGGAGTGAGCGTGCGTCTCAGGCATTATCAGTTGGACACAGACTGAAAGAAGGCTGCCATATCAATCGTAGTCTGCTGACTTTGTCAACTGTTATTCACAAGCTAAG CAAGGGAAGGCGTGGACATGTAAATTACAGAGACTCAAAGCTAACGCGAATTCTACAACCCTGCTTGGGAGGGAATGCCAGGACCGCCATCATCTGTACCTTGAGCCCTGCTCTAAGCAATGTTGAGCAATCTAGAAATACCCTCTTGTTCGCCAATTGCGCAAAAGAAGTGAGCACAAATGCTAAGGTTAATGTTGTAATGTCAGATAAAGCCTTAGTCAGACATTTGCAGAAGGAGTTGGTTCGATTAGAAGGTGCCTTAAGAACTCCTGCCCCTACTTTCGCCTCTGATCATACAGTATTATTGAGAATGAAAGATCTTCATATAGAAAAG ttagagagagagatgaaagaGCTAGCTGTGCAACGCGATCTTGCTCAAGCCAAGCTTGAGGACGCGTTATGTGAGATTCAAAATGCCCGTTCTTCTCGCCAAGACAAAAGGAAAAATGAAGATCCCCACCATTCTTCAGATGATGAGGAAGACCTATCTGATGGTACGTCTTCATCAATTTCAAATAGAAGAAAGTTCCTTAGATCTGGTCAGTTTCAAGGCCAGGAAGGGTTAGCTCTGGGATCTGAAGAAGATCCTAATTCCATCTGCAAGGAGGTTTGCTGTATTGAGATGGAAGAGTCAAGCAAGGATGAAACTGCTGATCATCTTATCCTGTCAGCTCGTCAAGACAATGTACGAGTGTCGGAATCAGTAAGTGGTTATGGGGAGTTGGAAGACGAGGAAATTATGTCATCATCACCCAGCGAAGTTAGTCACCCCCAAAACTCCTATAATTAcgggtcactgaagtggagggtTCAAAATGTTCAGAAGACTACTAATACTCTAGTAGGCGATTTCCCTGATGAACCCTCTCCGTGGTCCCTTTCAACAGATATGTCTAATTCTGGATGCCTGAGGTCACCTAGGAGCTCTATCTGGAGACCCAATCTCATAAATGGCTCATCTTCACCAAGCTTAGAGATGTTACAACCAAATGAGAAAACCCCACCCAAACAGTCTGCAAAATTTTTTACTGGAAGACCACACTCAAAAAGAAGGATTCCCGCACTCAATTATAATGACGACACTGCAAGGCTTGCAAGAAACGGTTACCAATCTTCTATTGGGAGTTCCCTACTGGATGATCTTGATGGTCAGAAGAACAAGGGCCCCGGAGATGAGGGCATTCCTAGCATTGACACATTTGTTGCAGGAATGAAGGAAATGGCGGAGATTCAGTACGAGAACATTGAGAATAATGCTGCTGACAATCAG GTCAGGGAGACAAATTTGAAGGTTGAAACAGTTGAGAATAATGTCAGAGATGTCGGTTTGGATCCAATGCAGGAAGTGATCAGAACACTTTCAGACTGGCCTTCAGAATTTGAGAGGCTGCAGAGATCGATACTTGAACTTTGGCAAGCATGCAATGTTTCACTGGTTCATAGGACATACTTCATTCTTCTCTTCAGAGGTGATCCTATGGATTCCATTTACATGGAAGTAGAGCTGCGAAGACTTTTCTTCATCAAAGAAGCTTTTTCGAGGGAAGGTCCAGAGGTGGACAATGGTCTGACTGTCACATTGGCTTCAAG CATGAGAGCTCTTCGTCATGAACAAGAGACTTTGAGCAAGTTAGTGTCTAAAAGGTTCTCAGAAGAACAACGAAAAGTGATCTACGAGAAGTGGGATATCAGTTTGGATTCGAAAAGGAGGAGGCAGCAGCTAATCCAACGTCTGTGGAGTGACACCAAGGATATGAAGCACATCATGGAAAGTGCTGCAATAATTGCAAGGCTTGTTAGGTTCTCAGAGCAAGAAAGACCCCCTAAAGAAATGTTCGGACTTAGCTTCACTCCACCACAAATGAGCCGGAGATCTTTTGGATGGAAACCAAGCATGAAATCCAAAAGGCAAGGCGTCAACTAG